In Mangrovivirga cuniculi, the following proteins share a genomic window:
- a CDS encoding M3 family metallopeptidase: MMTTIPKLKQLIPILIGVFAMVSCNQETNQTEEKDMSDINNPLLKEWTGPYGGVPAFDKVKIEDVKPAMLKGMELSLEDIDAIAKNPEDPTFENTIEEMERSGKELDRAFAYYGILSSNMSTPEFREIQTELAPLFSEYQSKITQNDTLFQRIKAVYDASLENPLPEDQQRVVDLIYTRFAMNGAELDAEKKERYAAINKELSGLYTKFSNNVLHDEENYVTYLNEDQLGGLSDAFIKSAAKIAADKGQEGKYAITNTRSSMDPFLTFSTERDLREKVWTNYYSRGDNADEYDNNEIIAEILKLRRERVELLGYDNYAEWRLQDRMAKNPENAMDLMMAVWPAAIARVEEEVADMQAIADERGDNITIKPWDYRFYAEKVRKKKYDLNSEEVKQYLQLDKLTEAMHYVAGRLFNYNFTPVPEGKVPVYHEDVKVWEVTDKETGENIGLWYLDPYAREGKRSGAWANTFRSYTTFDGKENVLATNNSNFIKPAPGEPVLVSWDDATTFFHEFGHALHFFSSNVKYPTLNSGVRDYTEFQSQLLERWLSTDDVINNYLVHYETGEPMPKELVTKIKNAATFNQGFATTEYLASAIIDMKLHLADPADIDVDKFEKETLEELNMPEELVMRHRTPHFGHVFSGEGYATAYYGYMWADVLTSDAAEAFEEAPGGFYDEEMAQKLVKYLFAPRNSMDPAEAYRLFRGRDAEIDALMRDRGFPVPEK, encoded by the coding sequence ATGATGACTACAATACCCAAATTAAAACAACTTATACCGATCTTAATTGGTGTGTTTGCCATGGTCAGCTGTAACCAGGAAACCAATCAAACTGAAGAAAAGGACATGAGTGATATTAACAATCCTCTACTCAAAGAATGGACAGGCCCTTATGGTGGTGTTCCGGCATTTGACAAGGTTAAAATAGAAGATGTAAAGCCTGCCATGCTTAAAGGAATGGAACTTAGCCTCGAAGATATCGATGCCATTGCCAAAAACCCTGAGGATCCGACCTTCGAAAATACCATTGAAGAAATGGAAAGGTCAGGTAAAGAATTAGACAGAGCATTTGCCTATTATGGCATTCTTAGCAGCAATATGTCTACTCCTGAATTTAGAGAAATACAAACTGAGTTAGCTCCACTATTTTCAGAGTATCAATCTAAAATCACTCAGAACGACACCCTTTTCCAGCGAATTAAAGCAGTTTATGATGCTTCCCTGGAAAACCCGCTACCTGAAGACCAACAACGGGTTGTTGACCTTATTTATACTCGGTTTGCAATGAACGGTGCAGAATTGGATGCTGAGAAAAAAGAAAGATATGCTGCGATTAACAAAGAATTATCAGGGCTTTATACCAAATTTTCGAACAACGTATTACACGATGAAGAAAATTATGTCACTTACCTGAATGAAGATCAATTAGGCGGATTATCAGATGCTTTCATTAAATCTGCGGCTAAGATCGCAGCCGATAAAGGCCAGGAAGGAAAATACGCCATTACAAACACCCGATCTTCAATGGATCCGTTCCTGACATTTTCGACTGAAAGAGACCTGCGCGAAAAGGTATGGACGAATTATTACTCCAGAGGTGATAATGCCGACGAATATGACAATAATGAAATAATTGCGGAAATATTAAAATTGCGTCGGGAGCGTGTTGAGCTGCTTGGTTATGACAATTATGCAGAATGGCGACTACAGGACAGAATGGCTAAAAACCCTGAAAACGCCATGGATCTGATGATGGCTGTCTGGCCCGCTGCAATTGCCAGGGTTGAAGAAGAAGTTGCCGATATGCAGGCAATAGCTGACGAAAGAGGTGACAACATTACTATTAAGCCATGGGATTATCGATTTTACGCTGAAAAAGTCAGAAAGAAAAAGTATGATCTGAATTCTGAAGAAGTAAAACAATATCTTCAATTAGATAAGCTTACAGAAGCTATGCATTATGTAGCAGGCAGGTTGTTTAACTACAACTTCACTCCTGTTCCGGAAGGAAAAGTGCCTGTTTACCATGAAGACGTAAAGGTATGGGAAGTAACAGATAAAGAAACTGGTGAAAATATCGGCCTTTGGTATCTCGACCCATATGCAAGAGAAGGTAAAAGATCAGGAGCCTGGGCAAATACTTTCAGAAGCTACACTACCTTTGATGGTAAAGAAAATGTGTTGGCTACAAACAATTCAAACTTTATAAAGCCTGCACCGGGAGAGCCTGTGCTTGTTTCATGGGATGATGCGACAACGTTCTTTCACGAATTTGGCCATGCTTTACACTTCTTTTCATCAAACGTAAAGTATCCAACCCTAAATAGTGGAGTAAGAGATTATACTGAGTTCCAGTCTCAATTACTCGAACGATGGTTATCGACAGATGACGTCATAAACAATTACCTGGTGCATTATGAAACCGGTGAACCAATGCCAAAGGAGTTAGTGACAAAGATTAAGAATGCTGCAACCTTCAACCAGGGTTTTGCAACCACAGAATATTTAGCTTCAGCAATAATTGATATGAAATTACATCTCGCTGATCCTGCAGATATTGACGTAGACAAATTCGAAAAAGAAACACTCGAAGAACTTAATATGCCGGAAGAGTTGGTGATGCGTCATCGCACCCCTCATTTTGGTCATGTATTCTCAGGTGAAGGATATGCAACAGCTTATTATGGTTACATGTGGGCAGACGTTTTAACATCAGATGCTGCCGAAGCCTTTGAAGAAGCCCCTGGAGGGTTTTATGATGAGGAAATGGCTCAGAAACTCGTGAAATATCTTTTTGCACCAAGAAACTCTATGGACCCGGCTGAAGCCTACAGGTTATTCAGAGGACGGGATGCAGAAATTGATGCGTTAATGCGAGACAGAGGTTTTCCGGTTCCAGAGAAATAA
- a CDS encoding DUF2279 domain-containing protein — protein MKNLFFIILTLSVSFNILSQHTGFENYPDTINKKRLNTTIGIEVGSYLAGISFLQYVWYKDHKRVPFHFYDDSKGYLQMDKFGHAYGAYRYSYSAYYGLRMAGVSKKKALIYGGPVGLIFQTPIEVFDGMYEGWGFSWYDMIANTLGSALFVVQEAAFDDQIFLMKFSYSPVSTLLIILLWVKIIFNVFSWTIMDIHIGYPVIFTN, from the coding sequence ATGAAGAACTTGTTTTTCATCATATTAACTCTATCCGTATCATTTAATATTTTGAGCCAGCACACAGGCTTTGAAAATTATCCGGATACAATCAATAAAAAAAGACTCAATACTACAATTGGAATTGAAGTTGGATCATATCTTGCTGGCATTTCTTTCCTACAGTATGTCTGGTATAAAGATCATAAAAGAGTCCCTTTTCATTTTTATGACGATTCAAAAGGATACTTACAAATGGACAAATTCGGTCATGCATATGGCGCATACCGGTATAGTTATTCAGCATATTATGGTTTACGGATGGCAGGTGTGAGCAAGAAAAAAGCACTGATTTACGGAGGACCTGTCGGATTGATATTTCAAACCCCTATTGAAGTCTTTGATGGAATGTATGAAGGATGGGGATTTTCCTGGTATGATATGATAGCGAATACCCTGGGATCAGCACTTTTTGTAGTGCAAGAAGCTGCTTTTGATGATCAAATATTTCTAATGAAATTCTCTTATTCCCCAGTATCTACCCTTCTTATCATCCTACTCTGGGTGAAAATCATATTCAACGTTTTTTCATGGACTATAATGGACATACATATTGGTTATCCGGTAATCTTCACAAATTAA
- a CDS encoding M1 family aminopeptidase has product MGNGYKLTTYHEPAPVAMKVVTIGVTKFATRSLGMVNDIPISAWVYPENRLDGFNDYAVATDVMSYFIDNIGPYAYAKLANMQAKTQWGGLENAGTIAYFENSVTGNKEVEGLIAHEIAHQWFGNSATEKSWNHVWLSEGFATYFTILYLESVYGNERRKKELKTDKKEIIDYYKINPSPIIDLSIKDPMKVLSKNTYEKAGWVLNMLRHKLGDEVFWNGIRQYYKTYANSNVLTEDFRTVMENVSGENLESFFNQWLFIEGHPVVKWNWKYKNEKIKISIEQIQDHHTFNFPLEIGVFYGETMKTETLQIDSKSEKLDISTDKKPDKILLDPESWLLFEEN; this is encoded by the coding sequence TTGGGTAACGGATATAAGCTTACCACCTATCACGAGCCTGCACCAGTTGCAATGAAAGTAGTAACGATTGGAGTGACAAAATTTGCCACCAGGTCACTCGGTATGGTAAATGACATTCCGATTTCAGCCTGGGTATATCCGGAAAACAGGCTGGATGGATTCAATGATTATGCAGTCGCTACTGATGTGATGTCTTATTTCATTGATAATATTGGTCCCTATGCTTATGCAAAACTCGCCAATATGCAGGCAAAAACTCAATGGGGTGGATTAGAAAATGCCGGGACCATTGCCTATTTTGAAAATTCAGTAACGGGAAATAAGGAAGTTGAAGGTCTGATCGCTCATGAAATTGCCCACCAGTGGTTTGGTAACTCTGCAACAGAAAAAAGCTGGAATCACGTATGGCTAAGTGAAGGATTTGCTACATACTTCACTATACTCTACCTGGAAAGCGTTTACGGCAATGAAAGAAGAAAAAAAGAGCTAAAAACGGATAAAAAAGAAATAATTGACTATTACAAAATTAACCCCTCTCCCATTATAGACCTCTCCATAAAAGATCCGATGAAGGTCTTGAGTAAGAACACATACGAAAAAGCTGGTTGGGTATTAAATATGTTAAGACATAAATTAGGTGATGAGGTCTTTTGGAATGGGATAAGGCAATATTATAAGACGTACGCTAATTCTAATGTTTTGACTGAGGATTTCAGAACGGTAATGGAAAATGTTTCAGGAGAAAATCTCGAGTCCTTCTTTAATCAATGGCTTTTTATCGAAGGTCACCCTGTTGTTAAATGGAACTGGAAATATAAAAACGAAAAAATAAAAATCTCGATTGAGCAAATACAAGACCATCACACATTTAATTTCCCACTGGAAATTGGCGTATTCTATGGGGAAACAATGAAAACAGAAACCCTACAGATCGATTCAAAATCAGAAAAACTTGATATATCTACAGATAAAAAACCGGATAAAATCCTTTTAGATCCTGAAAGCTGGTTGCTCTTTGAAGAAAACTGA
- a CDS encoding GEVED domain-containing protein, whose translation MAVLIAMLSFYSSAQPSKYDYSLEGGTVNNHGSISPNKATMLIGGAEAGASGEIEATTWFLNNAAGGDYLVIRTGGTGGQAAWVWNNFSSLISSAAELSIDSRKAANDASVAQYIYDAEAIFIAGGDQTSYVENWKDTEVETALNYVINVKGIPISGTSAGMAILGSSYYAPASTGVLSSEILNDPYNNNMTNSLFYDDFLDIPYLSNVITDTHLDRTHGSGNENRYGRVFGFLARSVNDQNSLNRYAIGCEEGAFVCIDSNGIAKVFGSGNNNQSHAYFLQVNCQAPETVQSGSPLVWNNSGQAVKVYQIPGSQDGSGNSFDLNNWTTASGGGWMDWFTTGGYSGFNFINGSGTSTGATSPSGCSGNPEECTAPSSLNSSNITSNSVTISWAATNANSYDLQYRESSSSIWSTINTTSTSENISGLSSNTIYEYRVRSICSSTTSVYSAIDQFSTLSEGGGTVNYCTSSGSSTQYEYIDEVAIDNTSNISGNDSGYGDYTNFTFNLNAGSSHTMYIYPQTSDREIIIAWIDFNQDGDFTDANEEVLYAQTRRRARGTISIPSDAKNGTTRMRVSMKYANDGAPTSCENFQYGEVEDYIINISGGSTARITSSLESIPSKEIDFKKEEMIVYPNPSKGKFSVNISQDELVEIVIHNITGEIIMTQKKKSIDLSHVKAGVYFMTIKTTKRSQVIRLVKKE comes from the coding sequence ATGGCTGTACTTATAGCCATGCTCTCATTTTATTCCTCAGCCCAGCCTTCAAAGTATGATTACAGCCTGGAGGGAGGTACAGTTAACAACCATGGATCTATCTCTCCTAATAAAGCTACCATGTTAATAGGTGGTGCCGAAGCAGGTGCTTCCGGAGAAATAGAAGCAACTACCTGGTTCTTAAATAATGCTGCTGGCGGAGATTATCTTGTTATCCGGACAGGAGGCACAGGCGGACAGGCCGCGTGGGTTTGGAATAATTTCAGTTCTCTTATAAGTTCTGCTGCTGAGCTCTCCATCGACAGCCGAAAAGCCGCTAACGATGCTTCTGTTGCACAATACATATATGATGCTGAAGCTATCTTTATAGCTGGTGGTGATCAGACATCCTACGTTGAAAACTGGAAAGATACTGAGGTAGAAACAGCTTTAAATTATGTGATTAATGTAAAAGGCATTCCAATTAGCGGTACTTCTGCAGGAATGGCCATTCTTGGCAGTTCATATTACGCCCCCGCCTCAACAGGAGTATTGTCTTCAGAGATATTAAATGATCCCTACAATAATAACATGACCAATTCATTATTTTATGATGACTTTTTAGACATTCCCTATCTTAGTAATGTAATAACAGATACCCATCTTGATCGAACACATGGTTCTGGAAATGAAAATCGCTACGGACGTGTATTTGGATTTTTAGCTCGATCGGTGAACGATCAGAATTCTTTAAATCGTTACGCAATAGGTTGTGAAGAAGGAGCATTTGTTTGTATTGATTCCAATGGTATTGCTAAAGTATTCGGTAGTGGTAATAACAATCAAAGCCATGCCTACTTTTTGCAAGTTAATTGCCAGGCGCCTGAAACTGTTCAGAGCGGATCTCCTTTAGTTTGGAATAACAGTGGACAAGCTGTGAAAGTATACCAAATTCCCGGTTCTCAAGATGGATCAGGTAATAGTTTTGATTTAAATAACTGGACTACAGCTTCCGGAGGCGGGTGGATGGATTGGTTCACAACCGGCGGGTATTCGGGATTTAATTTTATAAATGGCAGCGGGACCTCTACAGGAGCAACATCTCCATCCGGTTGTTCAGGTAATCCGGAAGAATGTACAGCTCCTTCATCCTTGAATAGCAGTAATATCACATCAAATTCAGTTACAATCAGCTGGGCAGCCACAAACGCAAATAGCTATGACCTTCAATATAGAGAAAGTAGTTCTTCAATCTGGTCTACTATAAACACGACCTCAACGAGTGAAAACATCTCTGGTCTATCTTCCAATACGATTTATGAATATCGGGTTCGATCAATTTGCAGCTCAACTACATCAGTCTATTCGGCTATAGATCAATTTTCTACCTTAAGTGAAGGAGGTGGAACTGTGAATTATTGTACCTCCTCAGGAAGCAGTACTCAATATGAATATATCGATGAAGTTGCAATAGACAATACATCTAATATTAGTGGAAATGATAGTGGCTATGGAGATTATACAAACTTTACATTTAATTTGAATGCAGGTAGTTCTCACACCATGTATATATATCCTCAAACAAGCGATCGGGAAATTATTATTGCCTGGATAGACTTTAACCAGGATGGAGATTTTACAGATGCAAATGAAGAAGTACTCTATGCCCAAACCAGAAGAAGGGCCAGGGGAACTATCTCAATCCCATCAGATGCTAAAAACGGAACAACAAGAATGCGTGTATCTATGAAATATGCCAACGATGGGGCACCAACATCATGCGAAAACTTTCAGTATGGGGAAGTGGAAGATTATATTATAAATATAAGTGGAGGTTCAACTGCACGAATAACCTCCTCCTTAGAATCTATACCTTCGAAGGAAATAGATTTTAAAAAGGAGGAAATGATCGTATATCCAAATCCATCAAAAGGAAAATTTTCAGTTAACATTTCTCAAGACGAGTTGGTAGAGATCGTCATTCATAACATCACCGGAGAAATAATTATGACACAAAAAAAGAAAAGTATAGATCTCAGCCATGTAAAAGCTGGTGTATATTTTATGACAATTAAAACAACTAAAAGAAGCCAGGTTATAAGATTGGTGAAAAAAGAATAA
- a CDS encoding gluzincin family metallopeptidase gives MKNKFSIFSSLILLIGNFSFGQDIYDKNENVDIQHYVFNLELNDSTNAIAGEAFVTVNFKEETDQFSLDLIQKSGKYGMEVSSVFEGDKESTYQYINNKLVISPEEGDSKTRTYRIKYHGIPERGLVIDTTKYGRRSFLVIIGLTLPDTGFPQLIIHMIKPQ, from the coding sequence ATGAAAAATAAATTCTCGATTTTCTCAAGCCTGATATTATTAATCGGAAATTTTTCTTTTGGGCAGGATATTTATGATAAAAATGAAAATGTAGATATTCAGCATTATGTATTTAACCTGGAATTGAATGATAGCACAAATGCGATAGCCGGAGAGGCATTTGTCACTGTAAACTTCAAAGAAGAAACAGATCAGTTTTCACTGGATCTTATTCAGAAATCAGGTAAATACGGGATGGAAGTCTCATCTGTCTTTGAAGGTGATAAGGAATCAACTTATCAATACATTAACAATAAACTAGTAATATCTCCGGAAGAAGGTGATTCAAAAACCAGAACCTATCGAATAAAATATCATGGTATTCCCGAGAGAGGTCTGGTTATCGACACAACTAAATATGGTCGCCGTTCATTTTTGGTGATAATTGGCCTAACCTTGCCAGACACTGGCTTCCCTCAGTTGATCATCCATATGATAAAGCCTCAATAA
- a CDS encoding carboxypeptidase-like regulatory domain-containing protein translates to MRTNLFFTALFFHLTIFSQQYEHIKGIVLDNETNKGIPSVHVSVNNGELVTITNSDGEFIIKSDNPIKRLLFSHLGYNPRSIDSQEISKSVNIKLEPRSQQLKEVVVVGSTARKIVEQAIDNIKNNHFIEPVNYAFFTRIIHYTKDSSLHFINEHVGHISQNKIHNSKFGLLKSRMNYFSAVGEELLKKYRLISLTEMYTDNLGKYQEDYIHHRRNKAYSYTFKDDINIMGRECYQIAFTTDEKTYYKSGILVIDKKDYGIHKKILTYGDYKEINFNRHAGHYYLSSTHYIKKRSSYIEERYTIYNKGPQKDNLEYVSKMSLTPKFTRKYSKEFDDEFWKEFNFIPLPGWIKTQIETTP, encoded by the coding sequence ATGAGGACCAATTTATTCTTTACTGCTTTATTTTTTCATCTCACTATATTTTCACAACAATATGAACATATAAAAGGCATAGTGTTAGATAATGAAACGAATAAGGGCATTCCATCAGTACATGTTTCTGTTAATAATGGAGAGTTAGTAACGATAACTAACTCCGATGGAGAGTTTATTATAAAATCAGACAATCCAATTAAGAGATTATTATTTTCTCACCTGGGGTATAATCCCAGATCAATTGATTCTCAAGAGATATCCAAATCAGTCAATATCAAATTAGAACCCAGAAGCCAGCAATTAAAAGAGGTAGTTGTGGTTGGCTCAACTGCAAGAAAAATTGTAGAACAGGCAATCGATAATATTAAAAACAATCATTTTATTGAACCTGTTAATTATGCGTTCTTCACGAGAATAATTCACTATACTAAAGATAGTTCTCTACATTTTATCAATGAGCACGTTGGTCATATTTCACAGAATAAAATCCACAATAGCAAATTCGGCTTACTAAAAAGCAGAATGAATTACTTTTCTGCTGTAGGTGAAGAATTATTAAAAAAATACCGGTTAATTTCTTTGACAGAAATGTACACTGACAATCTAGGTAAATACCAGGAAGATTATATTCATCATCGCCGCAATAAAGCTTATAGTTATACATTTAAAGATGACATTAATATCATGGGTAGAGAATGCTATCAAATAGCATTTACAACAGATGAAAAAACTTACTACAAAAGTGGAATTTTAGTAATTGATAAGAAGGACTATGGCATTCATAAAAAAATATTGACTTATGGAGATTATAAAGAAATTAATTTTAACAGGCATGCTGGCCACTACTATCTAAGTTCGACCCATTACATCAAAAAAAGATCTTCATATATTGAAGAAAGATATACTATATATAATAAAGGCCCGCAAAAAGATAATCTGGAATATGTAAGTAAAATGTCTTTAACACCAAAATTTACCAGGAAATATTCTAAAGAATTTGATGATGAATTCTGGAAAGAATTCAACTTTATACCGTTACCTGGATGGATTAAAACTCAAATAGAAACTACTCCATAA
- a CDS encoding aminopeptidase P family protein, with translation MNRIILSLLFLTSIGLYAQKPADFLSSDFHKERREILREKLPENSVAVFFSNPIRNRANDVNYKYHQDPNFYYLTGHRAPHALLMIFSEEQEINGQNVNELLFVRGRNALMELYDGDRISPEEARKELKISMVKQTPDFKDFSIDFSQFDHVLFYEFKDDVRNTKEEGDLYDLIDQFKTKVKHPDKQPPTLHMEDLPNNLNTTLLDKLLAPMRGIKTEEELDLLRKAVKISALGQSEVMKAMRPGMSELEVQGMHEFIYKKYKAEYEGYPSIVGAGHNGCVLHYIDNYNPSIEDGELILMDLGAEYHGYTADVTRTIPVNGKFTKEQKQIYNLVYEAQEAAMAIAKPGVPFKALYDTTLAVVNRGLLELGIVENLSEEELINPATGRHWYYPHGCCHHIGLDVHDMGTYDVLQEGMVITIEPGIYIPEGSPCDKKWWNIPVRIEDDYLITSESIELLSDDAPRKSEEIEVLMQQESAFSQFNLPTLEEE, from the coding sequence ATGAATAGAATTATCCTTTCCCTTCTTTTCCTGACAAGCATCGGTTTATACGCACAAAAACCTGCAGATTTTCTTTCTTCAGACTTCCATAAAGAAAGAAGAGAGATTCTTCGGGAAAAATTGCCTGAAAACAGCGTCGCTGTCTTTTTCTCCAATCCGATAAGAAACAGGGCTAATGATGTTAATTACAAGTACCATCAGGATCCTAATTTTTATTACCTGACCGGCCACAGAGCACCTCATGCCCTTCTAATGATATTTTCAGAAGAACAGGAGATCAATGGACAAAATGTAAATGAATTGCTTTTTGTAAGAGGCCGAAATGCATTAATGGAATTATACGATGGTGATAGGATCAGCCCGGAAGAAGCGAGAAAAGAACTAAAAATTTCAATGGTCAAACAAACCCCTGACTTTAAGGACTTTTCGATAGATTTTAGTCAGTTTGACCATGTGTTATTCTATGAATTTAAAGATGATGTAAGAAACACGAAAGAGGAAGGAGATCTATATGATCTGATCGATCAATTTAAAACCAAAGTTAAACATCCGGATAAGCAGCCTCCAACCCTGCATATGGAAGACCTTCCCAATAATTTGAATACCACTTTACTGGACAAACTTCTGGCTCCTATGAGAGGCATTAAAACAGAAGAAGAGTTAGATCTATTGCGAAAAGCAGTGAAGATATCTGCTCTGGGACAATCTGAGGTAATGAAGGCTATGAGACCTGGAATGTCTGAATTGGAAGTTCAGGGAATGCACGAATTCATCTACAAGAAATACAAAGCCGAATACGAAGGTTATCCAAGTATTGTTGGTGCAGGACATAATGGTTGTGTTTTACATTATATTGATAACTACAACCCTTCTATTGAAGATGGCGAATTAATACTTATGGATCTTGGGGCTGAGTACCATGGCTATACCGCTGATGTCACTCGTACAATACCCGTTAATGGTAAGTTTACTAAAGAACAGAAACAAATTTATAACCTGGTATATGAAGCGCAGGAAGCGGCTATGGCAATAGCAAAGCCAGGTGTACCTTTTAAAGCTCTTTATGACACCACATTAGCAGTAGTAAACAGAGGCCTGCTTGAGCTTGGAATTGTAGAAAACTTAAGTGAGGAAGAACTAATTAATCCTGCAACAGGCAGACACTGGTACTACCCACATGGTTGTTGTCACCATATCGGCCTTGATGTGCATGACATGGGGACTTATGATGTTTTACAAGAGGGAATGGTTATCACGATCGAACCAGGTATATATATTCCGGAAGGAAGTCCATGTGACAAGAAATGGTGGAATATACCTGTTAGAATTGAAGATGACTACCTGATCACATCAGAAAGTATCGAGCTATTATCAGATGATGCCCCGAGAAAGAGCGAGGAGATCGAAGTATTAATGCAACAGGAAAGTGCTTTCAGTCAATTTAATTTACCGACCCTCGAAGAAGAATAA
- a CDS encoding diheme cytochrome c-553, whose protein sequence is MNHLKSKIAIFGLALCISITGCNSNKEDNASIVESLEPLVTEAFNPVERGEYLVSTNGCHDCHSPKIFTPEGIKVDPTRELSGHPADEKLPPYDKETAKGYVLFSVGLTSATGPWGTSFASNLTPDETGIGNWTEEQFLTCIKKGILKGVEGSRPLLPPMPWEHYKNFTDQDLKSIFAYLKSKEPVSNIVPDPIPPKGK, encoded by the coding sequence ATGAACCATTTAAAATCAAAAATCGCAATTTTTGGATTAGCATTGTGTATTTCGATTACTGGATGCAATTCAAATAAAGAGGATAATGCCTCTATCGTAGAATCATTAGAGCCATTAGTAACGGAGGCATTTAATCCTGTTGAAAGAGGAGAGTACCTTGTCAGTACTAATGGTTGTCACGACTGTCATTCCCCGAAAATTTTCACTCCGGAAGGAATTAAGGTAGACCCGACAAGAGAATTATCCGGTCATCCTGCCGATGAAAAATTACCGCCTTATGATAAGGAAACAGCAAAAGGATATGTCTTGTTTTCTGTCGGGCTTACATCAGCTACCGGCCCTTGGGGTACATCTTTTGCTTCCAATTTAACTCCTGATGAAACAGGGATCGGTAATTGGACTGAAGAACAGTTTTTAACATGCATTAAAAAGGGAATATTAAAAGGGGTTGAAGGAAGCCGGCCATTACTACCACCGATGCCCTGGGAGCACTATAAAAACTTTACTGATCAAGACTTAAAGTCAATATTTGCCTATTTAAAAAGTAAAGAACCGGTAAGTAATATTGTTCCTGATCCGATACCTCCAAAAGGAAAATAA
- a CDS encoding crotonase/enoyl-CoA hydratase family protein has protein sequence MNPQYFKVKIENKIANVAFNRPEKSNALHMDAWIEMKDIFNFLSGNEETRAIILSGEGNNFCAGIDLELLMSVNELRNIDCSGRRSEKIRSLVLTLQETVTAIENCSKPVLAAIHKGCIGGGVDIISACDMRYCSDDAYFTIKEIDLGMVADLGTLQRLPKLISPGMVAEMAYTGRKVTGQEAQNIGLVNQCYSSKEEMMEYVQQTAQNIAAKSPLSIRGTKEVLKYTRDHSVEDSLNYMATWNAAMFLSDDLTEAFKATMEKRQPNFKD, from the coding sequence ATGAACCCTCAATATTTTAAAGTCAAAATAGAAAACAAAATTGCCAACGTAGCTTTCAACAGACCAGAAAAGTCAAACGCCCTGCATATGGATGCCTGGATTGAAATGAAAGATATATTTAATTTCCTTTCTGGTAATGAAGAAACCCGGGCGATCATCCTTTCAGGCGAAGGAAATAACTTTTGTGCAGGTATAGATCTGGAATTATTAATGTCAGTAAACGAACTGAGAAATATCGATTGCTCCGGAAGAAGAAGTGAAAAGATCAGAAGCTTGGTGTTAACACTTCAGGAAACAGTTACCGCTATTGAAAATTGCTCAAAGCCAGTCCTGGCAGCTATTCACAAGGGCTGCATCGGTGGTGGTGTTGATATCATATCAGCCTGCGACATGAGATATTGTAGTGATGATGCATACTTTACAATTAAGGAAATCGATTTGGGAATGGTCGCTGATTTAGGTACCCTGCAACGACTTCCAAAGCTAATTTCCCCGGGTATGGTTGCAGAAATGGCATACACTGGAAGAAAAGTCACCGGACAAGAAGCCCAGAATATCGGATTAGTAAATCAATGCTATTCATCAAAGGAAGAAATGATGGAATATGTACAGCAGACAGCTCAAAATATTGCGGCGAAGTCTCCCCTGTCAATTCGAGGAACAAAAGAGGTATTAAAATATACCAGGGATCATTCAGTTGAAGATTCGTTGAATTATATGGCTACCTGGAATGCAGCCATGTTTTTATCGGATGATCTCACAGAAGCTTTCAAAGCCACCATGGAAAAGAGGCAGCCAAACTTTAAAGATTAA